A portion of the Cyanobium sp. PCC 7001 genome contains these proteins:
- the ppsA gene encoding phosphoenolpyruvate synthase — protein sequence MAFPDALVLPLAAVDLQALPQVGGKNASLGEMIQALAAAGVQVPGGFAATASAYRHFLAANALEAPLHGILDGLDASDLAALKSAGAAARSLLLAAPLPPDLEEALLASYRELSPAAPAGASPDPIAVAVRSSATAEDLPDASFAGQQETYLNVRGERALLAACRRCYASLFTDRAISYRQINGFDHFEVALSIGVQRMVRSDLAASGVMFSIDTETGFRDAVLLTAAYGLGETVVQGAVNPDEYLIFKPTLEQGFAPIVQRRCGSKAIRMVYADAPAPADGGAAGWVHEPGQASTRILPVPEEERRRFAISDAEALQLARWACAIERHYSQRRGTPTPMDIEWAKDGSTGELFILQARPETVESRRSGTVLRRWSLAPHSAELLSRGRAIGASVSSGPARLIRDPGEINRFRQGDLLVTERTDPDWEPILKRASGVITNQGGRTCHAAIIAREMGITAIVGTGDATQRIPDGELITASCCEGDEGKVYRGALPFTVEEQDLGDLPATRTRILMNVGNPEEAFKLAAIPCDGVGLARLEFIIANHIKVHPLALLQPEEVAEAAERQAIAELTASYAQPTDYYVDLLAQGMGRIAAAFHPRPVILRFSDFKSNEYARLLGGGVFEPSEENPMLGWRGASRYYAPAFREAFGLECQALRRVRERMGLDNVIPMVPFCRTPEEGERVLAEMARHGLERGRNGLEVYVMCELPSNVIAAEAFAERFDGFSIGSNDLTQLTLGLDRDSALVADLFDERQAAVKTMIQMAIRTARRCGRKIGICGQAPSDHPDFAAFLVAEGIDSISLNPDAVLQTRLSVAAIEAELQQQEQQG from the coding sequence ATGGCTTTCCCTGACGCATTGGTGCTGCCCCTGGCGGCGGTGGATCTGCAGGCCCTGCCCCAGGTGGGCGGCAAGAACGCCTCCCTCGGTGAGATGATCCAGGCCCTGGCCGCCGCCGGGGTGCAGGTGCCGGGCGGGTTTGCGGCCACCGCCAGCGCCTACCGCCATTTCCTGGCCGCCAACGCCCTCGAGGCGCCGCTGCACGGGATCCTCGACGGCCTGGATGCGAGCGACCTGGCCGCGCTGAAGTCGGCCGGGGCCGCAGCCCGGTCCCTGCTGCTGGCGGCCCCCCTACCGCCCGATCTCGAAGAGGCCCTGCTGGCCAGCTACCGCGAGCTCAGCCCAGCGGCGCCGGCGGGTGCCTCCCCCGATCCGATCGCGGTGGCCGTGCGCTCCAGCGCCACCGCCGAAGACCTGCCGGATGCCTCGTTCGCCGGCCAGCAGGAGACCTACCTCAACGTGCGGGGCGAGCGGGCGCTGCTGGCCGCCTGCCGCCGCTGCTACGCCTCCCTGTTCACCGATCGGGCCATCTCCTACCGCCAGATCAACGGCTTCGATCACTTCGAGGTGGCCCTCTCGATCGGGGTGCAGCGGATGGTGCGCTCCGATCTGGCCGCCTCGGGGGTGATGTTCAGCATCGACACCGAGACCGGCTTCCGCGACGCCGTGCTGCTCACCGCCGCCTACGGGCTCGGGGAGACGGTGGTGCAGGGGGCGGTGAATCCCGACGAATACCTGATCTTCAAACCCACCCTGGAGCAGGGTTTCGCGCCGATCGTGCAGCGGCGCTGCGGCAGCAAGGCGATCCGGATGGTCTACGCCGACGCCCCGGCCCCGGCCGATGGCGGAGCCGCCGGCTGGGTCCATGAACCGGGCCAGGCCAGCACCCGCATCCTGCCCGTGCCGGAGGAGGAGCGGCGGCGGTTCGCCATCAGCGACGCCGAGGCCCTGCAGCTGGCCCGCTGGGCCTGCGCCATCGAGCGGCACTACAGCCAGCGGCGGGGAACCCCCACACCGATGGACATCGAGTGGGCCAAGGACGGCAGCACCGGCGAGCTGTTCATCCTCCAGGCCCGGCCCGAAACGGTGGAGTCCCGGCGCAGCGGCACGGTGCTGCGGCGCTGGTCCCTGGCTCCCCACAGCGCGGAACTGCTCAGCCGCGGCCGGGCCATCGGTGCCTCGGTGAGCAGCGGCCCGGCCCGGCTGATCCGTGATCCCGGTGAGATCAACCGCTTCCGCCAGGGGGACCTGCTGGTGACCGAGCGCACCGACCCCGACTGGGAGCCGATCCTCAAACGGGCCAGCGGGGTGATCACCAACCAGGGCGGCCGCACCTGCCACGCCGCGATCATCGCCCGCGAGATGGGGATCACGGCGATCGTGGGCACGGGCGACGCCACCCAGCGGATCCCCGATGGCGAGCTGATCACGGCCAGCTGCTGCGAGGGGGATGAGGGCAAGGTGTACCGCGGCGCGCTGCCGTTCACGGTGGAGGAGCAGGACCTGGGCGACCTCCCGGCCACCCGCACCAGGATCCTGATGAACGTGGGCAACCCGGAGGAGGCCTTCAAGCTCGCCGCCATCCCCTGCGACGGCGTGGGGCTGGCCCGGCTGGAGTTCATCATCGCCAACCACATCAAGGTGCACCCCCTGGCCCTGCTGCAGCCGGAGGAGGTGGCGGAGGCGGCCGAGCGGCAGGCGATCGCCGAGCTCACCGCCAGCTACGCGCAGCCCACCGACTACTACGTGGACCTGCTGGCCCAGGGCATGGGCCGGATCGCGGCCGCGTTCCACCCACGGCCAGTGATCCTGCGCTTCTCCGATTTCAAGAGCAACGAGTACGCCCGCCTGCTGGGGGGAGGGGTGTTCGAGCCCAGTGAGGAGAACCCGATGCTGGGCTGGCGTGGGGCCTCCCGCTACTACGCCCCGGCCTTCCGCGAGGCCTTCGGGCTCGAGTGCCAGGCGCTGCGGCGGGTGCGCGAGCGGATGGGCCTGGACAACGTGATTCCGATGGTGCCGTTCTGCCGCACCCCGGAGGAAGGGGAGCGGGTGCTGGCGGAAATGGCCCGCCACGGGCTCGAACGGGGCCGCAACGGGCTGGAGGTGTATGTGATGTGCGAGCTGCCCAGCAACGTGATCGCCGCCGAGGCCTTCGCAGAGCGCTTCGATGGCTTCTCGATCGGCTCCAACGACCTCACCCAGCTGACGCTCGGGCTGGATCGCGATTCGGCCCTGGTGGCCGACCTCTTCGATGAGCGCCAGGCGGCGGTGAAGACCATGATCCAGATGGCGATCCGCACCGCCCGCCGCTGCGGCCGCAAGATCGGCATCTGCGGCCAGGCCCCCAGTGACCACCCCGACTTCGCCGCTTTCCTCGTGGCCGAGGGCATCGACTCGATCAGCCTCAATCCCGATGCCGTGCTGCAGACGCGCCTCTCGGTGGCCGCCATCGAGGCGGAGCTGCAGCAGCAGGAGCAGCAGGGCTGA
- a CDS encoding mechanosensitive ion channel family protein — protein MAASPSPATAPAWTSDPLVAKFMAAGLVLLAVTLLIRISQASLTRYLRDNDTRYYARKLVALSGYFLALVGITVIFKDRLGGLTVAIGVAGAGIAFALQEVIGSVAGWIAISFGGFYTPGDRVQLGGIKGDVIDIGILRTTLMELGEWVNSDLYSGRIVRIANSFVFKEPVFNYSGDFPFLWDELRIPVQYGGDHRLARRILEDIGAEIASEQFTDTVRSAWRQMLQKYLLENAGVEPQVTLVLTDNWMEFTLRYVVDVKTRRSTKDHLYQRILEAFEAAGDRVQIASATVHLVQAPPLQVRLDRP, from the coding sequence ATGGCCGCTTCCCCTTCCCCCGCCACGGCCCCCGCCTGGACCAGTGATCCGCTGGTGGCCAAGTTCATGGCGGCGGGTCTTGTGCTGCTCGCGGTCACCCTGCTGATCCGGATCAGCCAGGCTTCTCTCACCCGCTATCTGCGCGACAACGACACGCGCTACTACGCCCGCAAGCTGGTGGCCCTGAGCGGCTATTTCCTGGCCCTGGTGGGCATCACGGTGATCTTCAAGGACCGCCTCGGCGGTCTCACCGTGGCGATCGGGGTGGCGGGTGCGGGCATCGCCTTCGCCCTGCAGGAGGTGATCGGCAGCGTGGCGGGGTGGATCGCGATCTCCTTCGGCGGGTTCTACACCCCGGGGGATCGGGTTCAGCTCGGCGGGATCAAGGGCGACGTGATCGACATCGGCATTCTGCGAACCACCTTGATGGAGCTCGGGGAATGGGTGAATTCGGACCTCTACAGCGGCCGCATCGTGCGGATCGCCAACAGCTTCGTGTTCAAGGAGCCGGTGTTCAACTACTCAGGCGATTTCCCCTTTCTCTGGGATGAGCTGCGTATTCCCGTGCAGTACGGCGGTGACCATCGCCTGGCCCGCCGCATCCTCGAGGACATCGGCGCCGAAATCGCCTCCGAGCAGTTCACGGACACGGTGCGTTCGGCCTGGCGCCAGATGCTGCAGAAGTACCTGCTGGAGAATGCCGGGGTGGAACCCCAGGTGACCCTGGTGCTCACCGACAACTGGATGGAGTTCACCCTCCGCTACGTGGTGGACGTCAAGACCCGCCGCTCCACGAAAGACCACCTCTACCAACGGATCCTGGAGGCCTTCGAGGCGGCGGGCGACAGGGTGCAGATCGCCTCCGCCACGGTCCACCTGGTGCAGGCGCCGCCCCTGCAGGTGCGCCTGGATCGCCCCTGA
- a CDS encoding MBL fold metallo-hydrolase produces MPLGLQATYYGANGWLLQFDQLSVLVDPWLTGALEFPPGPWFFRGQLPRPWPVPEGLDLLLLTQGLADHCHPPSLELLDRDLPVVASPTAARRVRQLGFQHVTALAPGESHSLGDLGIRATAGAPVPQVENGYRLDHPAGSLYLEPHGFLDPSLPAEPLDAVITPVVDLGLPLAGPFVRGRQVLPSLLERFRPSTVLASTAGGDVRFEGLLTRALWQQGSAEEAALLSAGVGPHRLIDPVPGEPYQLAGAG; encoded by the coding sequence ATGCCGCTCGGGTTGCAGGCCACCTATTACGGAGCGAACGGCTGGCTGCTGCAGTTCGACCAGCTGAGCGTGCTGGTGGATCCGTGGCTCACCGGCGCCCTGGAGTTTCCCCCGGGCCCCTGGTTCTTCCGGGGCCAGCTGCCCCGCCCCTGGCCCGTTCCGGAAGGGCTCGACCTGCTGCTGCTCACCCAGGGCCTGGCCGACCACTGCCATCCCCCCAGTCTGGAGCTGCTGGATCGCGATCTGCCGGTGGTGGCCTCGCCGACGGCTGCCCGCCGCGTCCGTCAGCTGGGATTCCAGCACGTCACCGCCCTGGCACCAGGCGAGAGCCACAGCCTGGGCGATCTCGGGATCCGGGCCACCGCCGGCGCGCCCGTGCCCCAGGTGGAGAACGGCTACCGCCTCGACCACCCGGCGGGCAGCCTCTACCTCGAGCCCCATGGCTTTCTCGACCCCAGCCTCCCCGCCGAGCCGCTGGATGCGGTGATCACCCCCGTGGTGGATCTGGGCCTGCCCCTGGCCGGTCCGTTCGTGCGGGGCCGTCAGGTGCTGCCGTCGCTGCTGGAGCGCTTCCGGCCCTCCACCGTGCTGGCCAGCACCGCCGGCGGGGATGTGCGCTTCGAGGGGCTGCTCACCCGGGCCCTGTGGCAGCAGGGAAGTGCCGAGGAGGCAGCGCTCCTGTCGGCCGGGGTTGGTCCCCATCGCCTCATCGATCCGGTTCCCGGCGAGCCCTACCAGCTCGCCGGGGCCGGCTGA
- a CDS encoding NAD(P)/FAD-dependent oxidoreductase: MLRLSELKLPLDHSEADLAAAICRRLRIAPQQLQRHQLVKRSVDARRGQPIRLVYSLDLVLELSPGEEQRLLRRFSGDPHLRPSPDTTYRFVVPPAPTAEIAQRVVVVGAGPCGYFAALLLAQMGLRPLLLERGQPVKRRTADTFGFWKGQLPFNPESNAQFGEGGAGTFSDGKLYSQVSEPKRYVRKVLEELVAAGASPDILTLHRPHIGTFKLATVVRGLRRRIEELGGAVWFESRVDALICRPDDRRVETVVLADGRRIAVQQVVLAVGHSARDTFAMVQRAGVALEAKPFAVGLRIEHPQPLIDRARWGEAAGHPRLGPAEYKLVHHCKAPALEGRSVYSFCMCPGGLVVGATSEPGAVVTNGMSQHSRNERNANSALVVPVGLDDVKPFGRGPDDPLAGVAFQRHWEARAFAAGGGDFQAPAQRVGDFLAGKPVADLPLPSDGVRPSYQPGVRWADLGTCLPPAVVEAIREALPAFARRIPGFAMPEALLTGVETRTSSPLRMPRHPTSLESVNTPGLYPGGEGAGYAGGILSAAIDGIKLAEQVALAQQADRLSPPRPPNRGEPDGSACGRA; this comes from the coding sequence GTGCTGCGGCTGAGTGAACTGAAGCTGCCGCTGGACCACAGCGAGGCGGATCTGGCCGCGGCCATCTGCCGGCGGTTGCGCATCGCCCCCCAGCAGCTGCAGCGGCACCAGCTGGTGAAGCGCAGCGTCGATGCCCGCCGAGGCCAGCCGATCCGCCTGGTCTACAGCCTCGATCTGGTGCTGGAGCTCTCGCCGGGGGAGGAGCAGCGGCTGCTGCGGCGCTTCAGCGGCGATCCGCATCTGCGGCCCAGTCCGGACACCACCTACCGCTTCGTGGTGCCGCCGGCGCCGACAGCCGAGATCGCGCAGCGGGTGGTGGTGGTGGGAGCGGGGCCGTGCGGCTACTTCGCCGCCCTGCTGCTGGCCCAGATGGGGCTGCGGCCGCTGCTGCTGGAGCGCGGTCAGCCCGTGAAGCGCCGCACCGCCGACACCTTCGGGTTCTGGAAGGGGCAGCTCCCCTTCAACCCCGAATCCAACGCCCAGTTCGGCGAGGGCGGTGCCGGCACCTTCTCCGACGGCAAGCTCTACAGCCAGGTGAGTGAGCCGAAGCGCTACGTGCGCAAGGTGCTGGAGGAACTGGTGGCGGCCGGGGCCAGTCCCGACATCCTCACCCTGCATCGCCCCCACATCGGCACCTTCAAGCTGGCCACGGTGGTGCGCGGGCTGCGCCGCCGCATCGAGGAGCTCGGCGGCGCGGTGTGGTTCGAGAGCCGGGTGGATGCGTTGATCTGCCGACCCGACGACCGGCGGGTGGAGACGGTGGTGCTGGCCGACGGGCGCCGCATCGCCGTGCAGCAGGTGGTGCTGGCCGTGGGCCACAGCGCCCGTGACACCTTCGCCATGGTGCAGCGGGCGGGGGTGGCCCTGGAGGCCAAACCCTTCGCCGTGGGCCTGCGGATCGAGCACCCCCAGCCCCTGATCGACCGGGCCCGCTGGGGGGAGGCCGCCGGGCACCCGCGCCTGGGGCCGGCCGAGTACAAGCTGGTGCACCACTGCAAGGCGCCCGCCCTGGAGGGTCGCAGCGTGTACAGCTTCTGCATGTGCCCCGGTGGGCTGGTGGTGGGCGCCACCTCCGAGCCTGGGGCCGTGGTGACCAACGGCATGAGCCAGCACTCCCGCAACGAGCGCAACGCCAACAGCGCCCTGGTGGTGCCGGTGGGTCTGGACGATGTGAAGCCCTTCGGCCGGGGGCCGGATGACCCCCTGGCCGGGGTGGCCTTCCAGCGCCACTGGGAAGCCCGGGCCTTCGCCGCCGGTGGTGGCGACTTCCAGGCCCCGGCCCAGCGGGTGGGGGACTTTCTGGCGGGGAAGCCGGTCGCGGACCTGCCCCTCCCCAGCGACGGCGTGCGGCCCTCTTACCAGCCGGGTGTGCGCTGGGCGGACCTGGGGACATGCCTGCCCCCTGCTGTGGTGGAGGCCATCCGGGAGGCTCTGCCCGCGTTCGCCCGCCGGATTCCGGGCTTCGCCATGCCGGAGGCCCTGCTCACCGGCGTCGAGACCCGCACCTCCTCACCCCTGCGGATGCCGCGGCACCCCACCAGCCTGGAGAGCGTCAACACGCCGGGGCTCTATCCGGGTGGGGAAGGAGCCGGCTATGCCGGTGGCATCCTCTCGGCGGCGATCGACGGCATCAAGCTGGCGGAACAGGTGGCGCTGGCCCAGCAGGCGGATCGGCTCAGTCCTCCTCGTCCTCCGAACCGAGGGGAACCAGACGGATCTGCTTGCGGCCGAGCTTGA
- a CDS encoding AbrB family transcriptional regulator yields the protein MLTGTDLLNKVKELGDVGKSDLVRACGYVSTKKDGSERLNFTAFYEALLSAKGVDFGSSPASAKGGRKLSYSTKVQFNGNLMVGRAYTAQLGLEPGDEFEIKLGRKQIRLVPLGSEDEED from the coding sequence ATGCTGACCGGAACCGATCTTCTCAATAAAGTCAAGGAGCTTGGCGACGTTGGCAAATCGGATCTTGTCAGGGCCTGTGGCTATGTTTCCACGAAGAAAGACGGCTCGGAACGGCTGAATTTCACGGCGTTCTATGAGGCCCTGCTCAGCGCCAAAGGTGTGGATTTCGGCAGCTCCCCCGCCAGCGCCAAAGGGGGTCGCAAGCTCAGCTATTCCACCAAGGTGCAGTTCAACGGCAACCTGATGGTGGGCCGGGCCTACACCGCCCAGCTCGGGCTGGAGCCCGGCGATGAGTTCGAGATCAAGCTCGGCCGCAAGCAGATCCGTCTGGTTCCCCTCGGTTCGGAGGACGAGGAGGACTGA
- a CDS encoding FAD-binding domain-containing protein — MRLQVVWFRRDLRLGDHPALHQAASEGAVLPLFILDPALLQHPETGVARVGVLLDNLAALDHELKQLASRLLVRWGEPAACLLSVVKAYRADAVLAHVDSERIVGRVRDARVQGQLQQAGVPLRWIEPPGGLEELVPYPAYRRFWHGVMAAEPLPAPGRLLTPPPAAGESTAAAVPSLEALGMVDDGKPRPPGGSAAALQRLQAFCRQEVSSRYYWQLSYPAARASSGISPYLKFGVLSHRQCLRAIAPLRRGDAGRQRSWRQLVSRLRWGAGMAQRFRYLPQLELEPLWRCHRDDAVLRDTQEEMYLRWQEGRTGFPIVDAVSRCLLATGGWRDLNFRSRAIHASFLTNLCGIDWRYGALHYMRHLLDGDCPIDHYQWAMQAGVTAGGTGAWTRIYHPGQVAVNRCDPHGVFIRRWLPELAELTNDQLGLPPAMAAYPPPMLDYETARRDRLRSLEARRQGWTRGSFSPMPDDLTPFGAERFSVAETAWCQGSSHDHTLLPGPLDLASLDAAERRALESWFVMGRPNPSTSGTGRSRSHHNSAARQLSLFGPD; from the coding sequence ATGAGGCTGCAGGTTGTCTGGTTCAGACGCGATCTTCGCCTAGGAGATCATCCTGCGCTGCATCAGGCCGCATCAGAAGGTGCGGTTCTGCCGCTGTTCATCCTGGATCCGGCACTGTTGCAGCACCCGGAAACCGGTGTGGCCCGGGTCGGGGTCCTGCTCGACAATCTCGCGGCTCTGGACCACGAGCTGAAACAGCTGGCGTCGAGGCTGCTGGTGCGCTGGGGTGAACCGGCGGCCTGCCTGCTCTCGGTGGTGAAGGCCTACCGCGCCGATGCCGTGCTGGCGCACGTGGACAGCGAGCGCATCGTCGGCCGGGTGCGGGATGCCCGGGTGCAAGGACAGCTGCAGCAGGCCGGGGTGCCCCTGCGCTGGATCGAACCGCCGGGCGGGCTGGAGGAGCTGGTGCCCTATCCCGCCTACCGCAGGTTCTGGCATGGGGTGATGGCGGCCGAACCGCTGCCGGCACCAGGTCGCCTGCTCACGCCGCCGCCGGCGGCGGGGGAGTCCACCGCGGCCGCCGTGCCCAGCCTGGAGGCGCTCGGGATGGTGGACGACGGCAAGCCCCGCCCTCCGGGTGGCAGCGCGGCGGCCCTGCAGCGCCTGCAGGCCTTCTGCCGGCAGGAGGTGTCGTCCCGCTACTACTGGCAGCTGAGCTATCCGGCGGCCCGGGCCAGTTCGGGCATCAGTCCCTATCTCAAGTTCGGTGTGCTCAGCCATCGCCAGTGCCTGCGCGCGATCGCTCCACTGCGCCGCGGGGACGCCGGACGGCAGCGCAGCTGGCGCCAGCTGGTGAGCCGCCTGCGCTGGGGTGCGGGCATGGCCCAGCGCTTTCGCTACCTGCCCCAGCTGGAGCTGGAACCGCTCTGGCGCTGCCATCGCGACGATGCCGTTCTCAGGGACACCCAGGAGGAGATGTACCTGCGCTGGCAGGAGGGGCGCACCGGTTTTCCGATCGTGGATGCGGTGTCCCGCTGCCTGCTGGCCACCGGGGGCTGGCGCGACCTCAACTTCCGCAGCCGTGCCATCCACGCCAGCTTCCTCACCAACCTCTGCGGCATCGACTGGCGCTATGGCGCGCTCCACTACATGCGCCACCTGCTGGACGGGGACTGCCCGATTGATCACTACCAGTGGGCGATGCAGGCGGGCGTGACGGCCGGAGGCACTGGGGCATGGACGCGGATCTACCACCCCGGCCAGGTGGCAGTGAACCGCTGCGACCCCCATGGGGTGTTCATCCGCCGCTGGCTGCCCGAACTGGCGGAACTCACCAACGACCAGCTGGGCCTGCCTCCGGCCATGGCGGCCTACCCGCCGCCGATGCTCGACTACGAAACGGCCCGGCGAGATCGGCTCCGGAGCCTGGAAGCGCGCCGCCAGGGGTGGACCCGCGGCAGCTTCAGCCCGATGCCGGACGACCTCACACCCTTCGGAGCGGAGCGGTTCAGCGTTGCCGAAACGGCCTGGTGCCAGGGCAGCAGCCATGACCACACCCTGCTGCCCGGACCTCTCGACCTCGCCAGCCTGGATGCGGCGGAACGGCGAGCCCTGGAGAGCTGGTTCGTGATGGGCCGGCCGAACCCGTCCACATCCGGCACCGGCCGCAGCCGCAGCCATCACAACAGCGCCGCTCGGCAGCTCAGCCTGTTCGGCCCGGACTGA
- the pgeF gene encoding peptidoglycan editing factor PgeF, with protein MAEGVAAPFDRPDAGFNSLPGWTWVGCYGGYYLQCELLDGFEHGFFTRQWQGRPPGVLAGYVSAGVSVHRARQVHGALVLPASEAAAEPWPEADGLASETGAQSLWVCGADCTPVLLADVGSGRVAACHAGWRGVAGRIVPAALELLLQAGSSLEDLRVALGPAIAGQRYQVLREVSQQVALSLDPGLSDPEEALDLLRGGGGLLQDPEPGRDRMDIRAATSAQLQRLGLAPDQIAVCPLCTADEPELFHSWRRDQVKAVQWSGIVSQA; from the coding sequence ATGGCTGAGGGGGTTGCGGCACCGTTCGATCGCCCCGACGCCGGCTTCAACAGTCTCCCCGGTTGGACCTGGGTGGGTTGCTACGGGGGCTACTACCTGCAGTGCGAGCTGCTCGACGGCTTCGAACATGGCTTCTTCACCCGCCAGTGGCAGGGCCGGCCGCCGGGGGTGCTGGCGGGCTATGTGAGTGCCGGCGTCAGCGTGCACCGGGCCCGGCAGGTGCACGGAGCCCTCGTGCTGCCGGCCAGCGAGGCCGCCGCTGAACCCTGGCCCGAGGCTGACGGCCTCGCCAGTGAAACCGGCGCCCAGAGCCTGTGGGTGTGCGGGGCGGACTGCACACCGGTGCTGTTGGCCGATGTGGGGTCAGGGCGAGTGGCGGCGTGCCATGCGGGCTGGCGCGGCGTGGCCGGCCGGATCGTGCCGGCGGCCCTGGAGCTGCTGCTGCAGGCCGGCAGCAGCCTCGAGGATCTGCGCGTTGCCCTCGGCCCGGCCATCGCCGGCCAGCGCTACCAGGTGCTGCGGGAGGTGAGCCAGCAGGTGGCCCTCAGCCTCGATCCCGGTCTCAGCGACCCCGAGGAGGCCCTGGATCTGCTGCGCGGCGGCGGGGGGCTGCTGCAGGACCCCGAGCCAGGACGCGATCGGATGGACATCCGGGCGGCCACCAGCGCCCAGCTGCAGCGCCTCGGGCTCGCCCCCGACCAGATCGCCGTGTGTCCGCTCTGCACGGCCGACGAGCCGGAGCTGTTCCACTCCTGGCGCCGCGACCAGGTGAAGGCCGTGCAGTGGAGCGGCATCGTGTCCCAGGCCTGA
- a CDS encoding Tab2/Atab2 family RNA-binding protein has product MTDVREGGRAAVTGAIQGVGPDWELDFYSRPILDSDGKKRWELLICSTPGVGEEGRPIAESFRWVRACPASSVNSIWLRESLQLAQEQAAAAGFAPPRRLRCWRASMRTMVQRAAEGLGLELIPSRRTYALVSWLQQREREVYPQEDGFMAGPLAPPPQAIRPVPVPLPEAARGDSWAWASLPVAALAGAKEWDTGFAGLVPLPEDADPEAAVPGLRLFSASRALALAGWLAGLEPVRLEMVDRQLVLEAGLEDRWLLATLPEPEADAARQAFAEARLRAGGLQFIAVQARESDQRFEGFWMLRDLPDG; this is encoded by the coding sequence ATGACGGATGTGCGTGAGGGGGGGCGCGCCGCGGTGACCGGCGCGATTCAGGGCGTGGGTCCCGACTGGGAACTCGATTTCTACTCCAGGCCGATCCTTGATTCCGACGGCAAGAAGCGCTGGGAGCTGTTGATCTGCTCCACCCCGGGGGTGGGCGAGGAGGGCCGTCCCATCGCCGAGAGCTTTCGCTGGGTGCGGGCCTGCCCCGCCTCGAGTGTGAATTCCATCTGGCTGCGGGAGTCGTTGCAGCTGGCTCAGGAGCAGGCGGCCGCAGCCGGCTTCGCACCGCCTCGGCGGCTGCGCTGCTGGCGCGCCTCCATGCGCACGATGGTGCAGCGGGCCGCCGAGGGTCTGGGTCTGGAGCTCATTCCCAGCCGCCGCACCTACGCCCTGGTGAGCTGGCTGCAGCAGCGCGAACGGGAGGTGTATCCCCAGGAGGATGGCTTCATGGCCGGCCCCCTGGCTCCGCCGCCCCAGGCGATCCGGCCGGTGCCGGTGCCGCTGCCCGAGGCCGCCCGCGGCGACAGCTGGGCCTGGGCCAGCCTTCCCGTGGCCGCTCTGGCCGGTGCGAAGGAGTGGGACACCGGATTCGCCGGGCTCGTTCCCCTGCCGGAGGACGCTGATCCTGAGGCTGCCGTGCCCGGTCTGCGCCTGTTCAGCGCCAGCCGTGCCCTGGCTCTGGCCGGCTGGTTGGCGGGCCTGGAGCCGGTGCGCCTGGAGATGGTGGACCGCCAGCTGGTGCTGGAGGCGGGCCTCGAGGATCGCTGGTTGCTGGCCACCCTGCCCGAGCCGGAAGCCGACGCGGCCCGCCAGGCCTTTGCCGAGGCGCGGCTTCGGGCCGGCGGCCTGCAGTTCATCGCCGTGCAGGCCCGCGAGAGCGATCAGCGGTTCGAGGGGTTCTGGATGCTGCGGGATCTCCCCGATGGCTGA